A stretch of the Actinomyces qiguomingii genome encodes the following:
- a CDS encoding ABC transporter ATP-binding protein codes for MPPTLTAGNAPVLAASGLRRTFGKDGFIAVDDLSLSVAPGQVHALLGPNGAGKTTTVRMCATLLAPTAGQIRVDGVDAVRRPEAARARLGLVLGGELGFYPRATARDNLLFFADLQGLDRHRRRQAVDSALERMGLADVATRKASAFSRGMLQRLHLARALLGSPPLLLLDEPTTGLDPDVALQVRDLIRELAADGTGVLLTSHSMPEVEELADTISVIGAGRIVTRGTVHDVATHAGIVMTSGFTLPAHLADGAARLQERLGAGAVVVQRPASSRWAVTVYWAAGDSGADREARAAALATALTEIGAEAPTDLVTRPASLEEAYLALADRLTR; via the coding sequence GTGCCACCAACGCTAACTGCCGGTAACGCCCCTGTTCTGGCAGCCTCCGGGCTGCGGCGCACCTTCGGCAAGGACGGCTTCATCGCCGTCGACGACCTCTCCCTGAGCGTCGCCCCAGGCCAGGTGCACGCCCTACTGGGTCCCAATGGGGCGGGTAAGACCACAACCGTGCGCATGTGCGCCACCCTGCTGGCCCCCACCGCCGGCCAGATCCGAGTCGACGGCGTCGACGCCGTGCGTCGCCCCGAGGCGGCACGCGCCCGCCTGGGCCTGGTGCTCGGCGGGGAACTCGGCTTCTACCCGCGCGCCACCGCCCGAGACAACCTGTTGTTTTTCGCCGACCTGCAGGGGCTGGACCGGCACCGGCGCAGGCAAGCCGTGGATAGCGCGCTGGAGCGCATGGGCCTGGCCGACGTGGCCACCCGCAAGGCCAGCGCGTTCTCCCGCGGCATGTTGCAGCGCCTGCACCTGGCGCGCGCCCTGCTCGGTTCTCCCCCGCTACTCCTGCTGGATGAGCCGACCACCGGCCTGGACCCCGACGTCGCCCTCCAGGTGCGCGACCTGATACGAGAACTGGCCGCAGACGGCACCGGGGTGCTGCTGACCTCCCACTCCATGCCGGAGGTGGAGGAGCTCGCCGACACGATCAGCGTGATCGGGGCGGGTCGGATCGTCACCCGCGGGACGGTCCACGACGTCGCCACCCACGCCGGTATCGTCATGACCAGCGGCTTCACCCTGCCGGCCCACCTGGCCGACGGCGCCGCCCGGCTGCAGGAGCGTTTGGGGGCCGGCGCCGTCGTCGTGCAGCGCCCCGCCTCGAGCCGGTGGGCGGTGACCGTCTACTGGGCCGCGGGCGACTCGGGTGCAGACCGGGAGGCCCGCGCCGCAGCCCTGGCGACTGCTCTCACCGAGATCGGGGCGGAGGCGCCCACGGATCTGGTGACTCGACCGGCGTCGCTGGAGGAGGCCTACCTGGCCCTGGCGGACAGGCTCACGCGATGA
- a CDS encoding DUF2516 family protein → MEILGLVAYYLALAVGLIWRLAQLAAVGLGVWALFDALTRDSSHFIAAGKRTKGFWLGVNAVSIAVLVLMGSNSMLGLLGVVASAVYLADVRPALRYYSPVRVRSSIRFPGSGNGRGGLGGGRGPRDWTPGR, encoded by the coding sequence GTGGAGATTCTGGGACTCGTCGCCTACTACCTGGCGCTGGCCGTCGGCTTGATCTGGCGGCTTGCGCAGCTCGCCGCCGTGGGCCTGGGCGTCTGGGCGCTTTTCGACGCGCTGACCCGCGACTCCTCCCACTTCATTGCCGCCGGCAAGCGCACCAAGGGCTTCTGGCTCGGTGTCAATGCTGTGAGCATCGCTGTGCTCGTGTTGATGGGGTCCAACTCCATGCTGGGCCTGCTGGGCGTGGTCGCCAGTGCCGTCTACCTGGCCGATGTCCGCCCCGCACTGCGGTACTACTCGCCGGTGCGGGTGCGTTCCTCCATCCGTTTCCCCGGAAGCGGCAACGGCCGTGGCGGTCTCGGGGGCGGTCGGGGCCCGCGCGACTGGACTCCCGGCCGCTGA
- the dtd gene encoding D-aminoacyl-tRNA deacylase, with the protein MRAVLQRVRRAAVRVDGEVVGSIDRPGLLALVGVTHDDGAAQVATVARKIAELRLFDGPGDDGGAAGREVSVSDLGAPVLVISQFTLYADVRKGRRPSWNGAAPGAVAEPLVEAVVAELRGRGLEVSTGSFGAHMDIDAELDGPVTILVEA; encoded by the coding sequence ATGCGCGCCGTTCTTCAGCGCGTGCGCCGGGCGGCCGTGCGGGTCGACGGCGAGGTGGTCGGTTCGATAGACCGGCCCGGGTTACTCGCCCTGGTGGGGGTCACTCATGACGACGGCGCCGCGCAGGTGGCCACGGTTGCCCGCAAGATCGCCGAGCTGCGGCTCTTCGACGGTCCCGGCGACGACGGCGGGGCCGCGGGACGGGAGGTGTCGGTGTCCGACCTGGGGGCGCCGGTGCTGGTCATCTCTCAGTTCACCCTGTACGCCGACGTGCGCAAGGGGCGGCGTCCCTCCTGGAACGGTGCGGCCCCGGGGGCGGTGGCCGAACCCCTGGTGGAGGCGGTGGTCGCCGAGCTGCGCGGCCGCGGCCTGGAGGTGTCCACGGGCAGCTTCGGCGCTCATATGGATATCGACGCCGAACTGGACGGTCCCGTGACGATCCTGGTGGAGGCATGA
- a CDS encoding 4'-phosphopantetheinyl transferase family protein produces MSQQAQWLRLLLPPSVAVVETRQERPYPLYPQEQAFIAGAVAGRIREFTTVRWCADRALHDIGHRRPAQVPGPAGEPSWPPGVVGSMTHCRGYRAAAVAMASDLDSIGIDAEPDAALPAGVLEHVASAREKHLCERLASWSPGVSFDRLLFSIKECVFKAWFPCEGTWLDFEDAEVTISCDGRFTVCVRRSGNGLGPLSGRWLAERGLLVAALAVPSGDWERARAGQDR; encoded by the coding sequence ATGAGCCAGCAGGCGCAGTGGCTGCGGTTGCTGCTGCCGCCGTCGGTTGCCGTCGTCGAAACGAGGCAGGAGCGGCCTTATCCCCTCTATCCGCAGGAGCAGGCCTTCATCGCTGGCGCCGTTGCCGGCAGGATCCGGGAGTTCACCACAGTCCGCTGGTGTGCCGACCGGGCTCTGCATGACATCGGCCATCGGCGTCCTGCACAGGTACCGGGTCCGGCGGGGGAACCATCGTGGCCCCCGGGGGTGGTGGGCTCAATGACGCACTGCCGGGGCTACCGTGCCGCGGCTGTGGCGATGGCATCTGACCTGGACTCGATTGGGATCGATGCGGAGCCCGATGCGGCCCTGCCTGCGGGTGTGTTGGAGCATGTCGCCTCGGCGAGGGAGAAGCACCTGTGCGAGCGCCTCGCGTCCTGGAGTCCCGGAGTGTCCTTCGACCGGCTCCTGTTCAGCATCAAGGAGTGCGTGTTCAAGGCCTGGTTCCCCTGTGAAGGGACCTGGCTGGACTTCGAGGACGCTGAGGTCACCATCAGCTGTGACGGTCGGTTCACGGTCTGTGTGCGCAGAAGCGGCAACGGTCTGGGGCCGCTGAGCGGGCGGTGGCTGGCCGAGCGCGGCCTGCTGGTCGCAGCGCTGGCGGTTCCATCGGGCGACTGGGAGCGTGCTCGGGCTGGGCAGGATCGGTGA
- a CDS encoding NAD-dependent epimerase/dehydratase family protein gives MASAADLVIGCGPVGRSVVRVLTTRGQAVTAASRNRPHGFSDDWVRLDANNASAVARVAAGAERVYLCAAPPMVRWASEFEPLVSAVLAGLKEGTTLVFAGNLYPYGDQGIVISESSRELARGPKGRLRARLDQMVLSSRGLSTAVVRSSSFYGPGVGTSRAGRAEIEAMMAGKPVPALGSPDELHSMTYIDDFGRALVNVAHDRSSHGRVWLAPVQPAMSQRELLTAIGSGPGVKPKFRVANSFMLAAFGLVSPTMRSLRETYYIHAKPFLVDSSQYTEHFGDAATSLEDSVAQTLGALG, from the coding sequence ATGGCGAGTGCTGCAGATCTTGTGATTGGCTGCGGCCCTGTGGGTCGGTCTGTTGTCCGCGTTCTCACTACCCGAGGGCAGGCTGTTACCGCAGCCTCGAGGAATCGGCCCCATGGTTTCTCTGACGACTGGGTCCGTCTGGATGCCAACAATGCGAGCGCCGTCGCCCGGGTCGCAGCGGGCGCGGAGCGCGTCTATCTGTGCGCCGCCCCTCCGATGGTGCGGTGGGCGTCGGAGTTCGAGCCCCTCGTCAGTGCGGTGCTTGCGGGGCTCAAGGAGGGAACGACGCTGGTGTTTGCGGGGAACCTGTACCCCTACGGCGATCAGGGCATCGTCATCTCCGAGTCCTCCCGGGAGCTGGCGCGAGGCCCGAAGGGCAGGCTCAGGGCCCGGCTGGATCAGATGGTTCTGTCCAGTCGAGGACTCTCGACGGCCGTGGTACGGTCGTCGTCCTTCTACGGCCCCGGTGTTGGGACATCGAGAGCGGGGCGGGCGGAGATCGAGGCGATGATGGCCGGTAAGCCGGTTCCCGCCCTCGGGTCGCCGGACGAGCTCCACTCCATGACCTATATCGATGACTTCGGACGAGCGCTTGTCAATGTCGCGCACGACCGTAGTTCGCATGGTCGGGTGTGGCTTGCGCCGGTTCAGCCGGCCATGTCGCAGCGCGAGCTTCTCACTGCGATCGGTTCCGGGCCCGGGGTCAAGCCAAAGTTCCGTGTCGCCAACAGCTTCATGCTCGCAGCTTTTGGTCTGGTGAGTCCGACGATGCGATCGCTTCGGGAGACCTACTACATCCATGCGAAGCCCTTCCTCGTTGATTCGTCCCAGTACACCGAGCACTTCGGTGACGCGGCCACGAGCCTTGAGGACTCGGTTGCTCAGACCTTGGGGGCGCTGGGCTGA
- a CDS encoding type I polyketide synthase → MLSISYLKTTEGVVKVSAQSVAIVGMACRFPGAQTVSDFWANIRGGVDSISEVPADRWNATSFFSSRGVRGRSRTKWGGFISDVTSFDAEFFGISPREAETLDPQQRLLLEVAYEALEDASLTEDILGGLRVGVFVGGFTLEYMMMQLGGSEYSGVTPHTATGSMMTLLANRLSYVYNFRGPSVTVDTACSSSLTATHMAVTSLERGECDIAVVGGVNAIMSPAYMVAESRAGMLSPTGTSHPFDGSANGYVRGEGAGVVVLMPGDGVDPGRQSCYATIVASGVNQDGASEGITVPNGDAQSDLTRLTLARAGLSSNEIAFVEAHGTGTPVGDPIEANSLGRVLGEGRKSPCYIGSVKANIGHLEAAAGVAGLIKAVLELHHGEIVPQLHVNQVNSAIDLEALNLAIPTGVVPLGPHDRYALVNSFGFGGANAQVILRRSDEESGERGVEGGGAVLLALSARSPEALEARAHQIADYIEESGRSVHEVAAQLVVARDHHPMRCSVSASSAERVVELLRTVGADDAIRSDPSSRLAFVYSGMGPQWNGMGAELYASEEVFRRTIETIASYASESLPWRLTDAFTGGLDERMMAQTIYAQPAGFALQVGLTALLASWGIKPAVVCGHSAGEPAAAYAAGALSLQEATLVSVTRSVTQQTAAGQGRLLAVGCSHERARELMAAWRQDHDLETAAVNSPASCALVGPEDQLRDLGAHLDRAEVFNRMVPGEVPYHSSRMEPLEAEIRLRLKDLSPRLTRIPMVSTVTGAVVDGSELDAGYWYANVRRTVQFNEAVGTLVDLGADVFLEVTPHPALTRSLIESTEDRKKDCRDRTVATLRRGESDIEYLLSAVGRLYCCGVRVSWQEMYRGASVAGRLPCYPWRRQAYWQESEASARRVASRPHPFIAHGDDGGTQVWDVDLFTDDLAWLDDHRIEDEVVFPAAGYVELAMWAAERVYGRLSRLTFHDVSFERALYLDPEAPAPVRLRFDRDSGRFSVSSRRQNDWQQHATGRVVLSSPATSAYVDAPPIDDAETLDSASAYEELLDLGLNYGRSFRALTTVRRGEGRATGYAALPGDLVDGLRAFCCHPVLIDIAFQTLALASHTVATDRTFMPVAVSQGGLAHELPAEVIVHATVSEGTDEEEIRGDVVLTDQEGRVLMQISGCRARDVSASGAPHPVEYVGVEWKEVEPEGGDPGSEPDGFAVMGSSVLAVEIESELRSRGKRVVRVADPHAAGWSSGDGMSDAVGAVIDLRALDGSPLCAPARAAELGVGSLHLFQAQANGSGTRMPRIWTITRLAQSVAEARIDPTGAVLWGLGRAVGQFEMPGLHGGIIDVDDTAGNAVRVVEEVLGGRGEDQVALRRGRRWVPRMVPTVLRPVVLPPLREDAAYLISGGLGALGLVTARWLVEHGARHLVLVGRSVLPDRDQWAILDDQRMRTVMDLERAGVDVELVGCDVADGCAVENLLRERRDAGRPEIKGVIHAAGTSVPRLVVDMTEADFREILRPKVDGAWNLDRAFKTGLDFFVMYSSVASLIVSPGQANYAAGNAFMDSLAYARRSRGEHGLSMNWGPWGDVGMATQLDLMEFFDRRGLHPNTSVQGTEALECALANDLVQVAPIAPDWKRTISTYPGGSAPAMLRHYEAADSQAEQIGGESMREAIAAAPPHEREQRIREGVADLVANVLRYDRDRMRYDAPLTSLGMDSMLGIEIKARIETALGVDVSIVSLLKGMTLNGLTESVATKMDLWSDETIDPEVEALLAETADGDPGMMKGVDDE, encoded by the coding sequence ATGCTCTCTATATCGTATCTGAAGACTACTGAAGGCGTGGTTAAGGTGAGTGCACAGTCGGTTGCAATCGTGGGGATGGCGTGTCGATTCCCGGGGGCGCAGACGGTCTCTGATTTCTGGGCGAATATCCGGGGAGGGGTTGATTCCATATCCGAAGTTCCGGCCGATCGCTGGAACGCGACATCGTTCTTCTCCTCGAGGGGCGTTCGCGGCAGGTCGAGGACGAAGTGGGGCGGCTTCATCTCGGACGTGACCTCGTTCGATGCCGAGTTCTTCGGGATATCGCCGCGGGAGGCGGAGACTCTTGACCCTCAGCAGCGTCTCCTGCTTGAAGTGGCCTATGAGGCGCTCGAGGACGCATCGCTCACCGAGGATATCCTCGGGGGGCTCCGGGTCGGTGTGTTCGTGGGCGGATTTACCCTCGAGTACATGATGATGCAGCTCGGGGGATCAGAGTACTCCGGCGTCACTCCCCATACGGCCACGGGGTCGATGATGACCCTCCTGGCGAACCGCTTGTCCTACGTCTACAACTTCCGTGGGCCAAGTGTGACCGTCGATACCGCGTGCTCCTCGAGCCTCACCGCGACGCATATGGCCGTCACCTCCCTCGAGCGGGGGGAGTGCGATATTGCTGTCGTTGGTGGCGTGAACGCCATCATGAGCCCGGCCTACATGGTGGCTGAGTCGCGGGCTGGAATGTTGTCGCCGACCGGCACCTCTCATCCGTTCGATGGCAGCGCTAACGGATATGTCCGCGGGGAGGGAGCGGGCGTCGTGGTGCTGATGCCCGGTGACGGAGTGGACCCTGGGCGGCAGTCGTGTTACGCGACGATTGTGGCGAGCGGCGTCAACCAAGATGGTGCCAGTGAGGGGATCACCGTACCTAATGGTGACGCCCAGAGTGACTTGACCAGGCTCACTCTCGCCCGGGCCGGCCTGTCCTCGAACGAGATTGCCTTCGTTGAGGCGCACGGCACCGGCACTCCTGTTGGTGATCCGATTGAGGCGAACTCTCTGGGACGGGTCCTCGGTGAGGGGCGGAAGTCCCCGTGCTACATTGGATCCGTCAAGGCCAACATCGGCCATCTCGAGGCGGCCGCCGGTGTTGCCGGGCTCATCAAAGCGGTGCTGGAGCTGCACCACGGTGAGATCGTTCCGCAATTGCACGTCAACCAGGTGAACTCCGCCATCGATCTCGAGGCACTAAATCTCGCCATCCCGACGGGCGTCGTTCCGTTGGGGCCTCACGACCGCTACGCGCTTGTCAATTCCTTCGGATTTGGTGGCGCGAACGCCCAGGTTATCCTACGTCGCAGTGATGAGGAGTCGGGTGAGCGCGGCGTTGAGGGAGGCGGGGCGGTACTGCTCGCACTGTCGGCGCGTTCACCTGAGGCGCTCGAGGCTCGGGCCCACCAGATCGCCGATTATATTGAGGAATCGGGTCGATCGGTTCATGAGGTTGCCGCCCAGCTCGTGGTGGCACGGGACCACCATCCTATGAGGTGCTCGGTCAGTGCGAGTAGCGCTGAGCGGGTTGTTGAGCTTCTACGAACGGTCGGGGCGGATGACGCGATCCGGTCCGATCCGTCTTCTCGTTTGGCATTCGTGTACTCCGGGATGGGGCCTCAGTGGAACGGGATGGGGGCGGAGCTGTATGCCTCGGAGGAGGTCTTCAGGAGGACGATTGAGACAATTGCCTCATATGCCTCCGAGAGTCTTCCCTGGCGGTTGACCGATGCGTTCACCGGAGGGCTTGACGAGAGGATGATGGCCCAGACCATCTACGCGCAACCTGCGGGATTCGCCCTTCAGGTGGGATTGACGGCGCTCCTGGCGTCATGGGGTATCAAGCCGGCAGTTGTGTGCGGTCACAGCGCCGGTGAGCCGGCGGCGGCGTACGCCGCGGGTGCGCTTTCCCTGCAGGAGGCCACACTCGTCAGCGTCACACGAAGCGTGACTCAGCAGACGGCGGCCGGGCAGGGACGACTGCTCGCAGTGGGCTGTTCGCACGAGCGAGCGCGGGAGCTGATGGCCGCGTGGCGGCAGGACCATGATCTGGAGACGGCCGCCGTCAACAGCCCGGCCTCCTGTGCGCTGGTGGGTCCCGAGGACCAGCTGCGCGATCTCGGAGCGCACCTGGACCGGGCCGAGGTCTTCAATCGCATGGTTCCCGGCGAGGTCCCCTACCACTCCAGCCGGATGGAGCCGCTCGAGGCGGAGATCCGGTTGAGGCTGAAGGACCTGAGCCCACGTCTGACGAGGATACCAATGGTCTCGACGGTGACGGGCGCGGTCGTCGACGGGTCCGAGCTGGATGCGGGGTACTGGTACGCCAACGTCAGGCGGACCGTGCAGTTCAACGAGGCGGTTGGCACTCTGGTGGATCTGGGTGCCGATGTGTTCCTAGAGGTGACGCCGCATCCGGCGCTGACCCGGTCGCTCATCGAGAGTACCGAGGATCGGAAGAAGGACTGCAGGGACCGTACGGTGGCGACTCTGCGCCGGGGCGAGTCCGACATAGAGTACCTTCTTAGTGCGGTCGGGCGGCTGTACTGCTGCGGTGTGCGGGTGAGCTGGCAGGAGATGTATCGTGGGGCCTCCGTCGCGGGACGGCTGCCATGTTACCCCTGGCGGCGGCAGGCCTACTGGCAGGAGTCCGAGGCCTCGGCCCGGCGGGTCGCTTCCAGGCCCCATCCATTCATCGCGCATGGCGACGACGGCGGGACGCAGGTGTGGGATGTCGATCTCTTCACCGATGATCTGGCGTGGTTGGACGACCATCGGATCGAGGATGAGGTCGTCTTCCCGGCGGCGGGCTACGTCGAGCTCGCGATGTGGGCAGCCGAACGCGTCTATGGACGGTTGTCCAGGCTCACGTTCCATGATGTGAGCTTCGAGCGCGCGCTCTATCTGGATCCGGAGGCTCCTGCGCCGGTACGGCTGCGTTTCGATCGTGACTCGGGCCGCTTCAGCGTGAGCAGCAGGCGGCAGAACGACTGGCAGCAGCACGCCACTGGGCGGGTGGTCCTGTCCTCTCCTGCGACCTCGGCCTACGTGGATGCTCCGCCCATCGACGATGCGGAGACGTTGGACTCAGCGTCGGCGTATGAGGAGCTCCTCGACCTGGGACTCAACTATGGCCGGTCGTTCAGGGCGCTGACGACGGTGCGCAGGGGTGAGGGCAGGGCGACCGGGTACGCCGCGCTGCCTGGTGATCTGGTCGACGGTCTTCGCGCTTTCTGCTGCCACCCGGTGCTCATCGACATCGCGTTCCAGACGCTTGCTCTGGCCAGTCATACGGTTGCCACCGATCGGACGTTCATGCCCGTAGCAGTCTCCCAGGGCGGTCTTGCACATGAGCTGCCCGCGGAGGTGATCGTGCACGCGACGGTCTCGGAGGGGACCGATGAGGAGGAGATTCGTGGGGACGTCGTCCTGACCGACCAGGAGGGACGCGTGCTCATGCAGATCTCCGGGTGCCGGGCGCGAGACGTCAGTGCTTCCGGTGCGCCCCATCCTGTGGAGTACGTCGGTGTGGAGTGGAAGGAGGTCGAGCCCGAGGGCGGTGACCCGGGTTCTGAGCCCGACGGGTTCGCCGTGATGGGATCATCTGTGCTGGCGGTGGAGATCGAGTCCGAGCTGCGATCGCGTGGCAAGCGGGTGGTGCGAGTCGCCGATCCCCACGCCGCCGGTTGGTCGTCGGGCGACGGCATGAGCGATGCCGTCGGGGCTGTGATCGATCTGCGCGCACTGGATGGCAGCCCCTTGTGCGCACCCGCCCGGGCCGCCGAGCTCGGTGTGGGCAGCCTGCACCTGTTCCAGGCGCAGGCGAACGGCAGCGGCACTCGCATGCCGAGGATATGGACCATCACGCGTTTGGCACAGAGCGTTGCCGAAGCCCGTATCGACCCCACCGGTGCGGTGCTCTGGGGCCTTGGACGGGCGGTGGGGCAATTCGAGATGCCCGGGCTGCACGGGGGCATCATCGATGTCGACGACACGGCGGGCAACGCGGTGCGCGTGGTCGAAGAGGTGCTCGGTGGGCGCGGAGAGGATCAGGTCGCGTTGAGGCGAGGCCGGCGATGGGTGCCGAGAATGGTGCCGACCGTGTTGCGACCGGTGGTGCTGCCACCGCTTCGTGAGGATGCCGCCTATCTGATCTCCGGCGGACTCGGGGCGCTTGGACTCGTCACGGCACGATGGTTGGTCGAGCATGGAGCGCGTCACCTCGTCCTCGTCGGGAGATCGGTGCTTCCCGACCGAGATCAGTGGGCGATCCTTGATGACCAGCGGATGAGGACGGTCATGGACCTGGAGCGGGCCGGCGTTGATGTGGAGCTGGTCGGCTGCGATGTTGCCGACGGATGCGCCGTCGAGAATCTGCTGCGTGAGCGAAGGGATGCGGGAAGACCGGAGATCAAGGGTGTGATTCACGCCGCTGGAACGTCCGTACCCCGGCTCGTCGTCGACATGACCGAAGCGGATTTTAGGGAGATCCTGCGTCCCAAGGTGGACGGGGCGTGGAACCTCGACCGCGCTTTCAAGACGGGCCTCGACTTCTTCGTCATGTATTCGTCGGTGGCCTCGCTCATCGTGTCTCCAGGTCAAGCTAACTATGCCGCAGGAAACGCCTTCATGGACTCCCTCGCCTATGCGCGCCGCAGCAGGGGGGAGCATGGTCTATCCATGAACTGGGGACCGTGGGGTGATGTCGGCATGGCGACTCAACTCGACCTCATGGAGTTCTTCGATCGCCGGGGTCTGCACCCGAACACCAGTGTTCAGGGAACCGAAGCGCTTGAATGCGCTCTCGCTAACGACCTGGTTCAAGTGGCGCCTATCGCCCCTGATTGGAAGCGAACGATTAGCACCTACCCCGGTGGCAGTGCCCCTGCAATGCTTCGGCACTATGAGGCAGCCGACTCTCAAGCGGAGCAGATCGGCGGGGAGTCAATGCGCGAGGCCATCGCCGCGGCCCCGCCCCACGAGCGGGAGCAACGGATCCGCGAGGGTGTTGCCGATCTTGTCGCGAACGTGCTGCGCTATGATCGTGATCGAATGAGGTACGATGCGCCGCTTACCTCCTTGGGGATGGACTCCATGCTCGGGATCGAGATCAAGGCCCGGATCGAGACCGCCCTCGGGGTTGACGTGTCGATCGTGAGCCTGCTCAAGGGGATGACTCTCAATGGTCTGACGGAGAGCGTCGCCACCAAGATGGATCTGTGGTCCGACGAGACGATCGATCCTGAGGTCGAGGCACTGCTCGCAGAAACGGCAGATGGTGATCCTGGGATGATGAAGGGTGTCGATGATGAGTGA